One region of Parerythrobacter jejuensis genomic DNA includes:
- a CDS encoding DUF2163 domain-containing protein, which yields MSRTFFASELEGVATWWRIERQDGVTLGFTSHDRDLTFDGVTYRAAPGVLPSAIRKTSGLSGDSAEMAGPLSHDSISSTDLARGRFDNARVSIGAVDWETLERVNLYNGSIGRVSEEADGFSAELLSSKEQLSFDHIPRTSPTCRAEFCGPGCTLSAARFSRECTAIAIDHQANTVTFDHSAGSELVYGQIRWLDGPQIGQKQEIVAVADGGVIVDSQIDPATLPGMRAVVREGCDHTIATCYNRFSNAVNFQGEPFLPGNDLLARYPTPAG from the coding sequence ATGAGCCGGACATTCTTCGCGTCCGAACTCGAAGGCGTGGCGACGTGGTGGCGGATAGAGCGTCAGGATGGTGTAACCTTGGGTTTCACCAGCCATGATCGTGACCTCACTTTCGACGGGGTCACATATCGGGCCGCCCCGGGCGTCTTGCCTTCGGCCATCCGCAAGACCTCAGGCCTGTCCGGAGACAGTGCGGAAATGGCCGGCCCTCTGTCGCATGACAGCATATCGTCAACCGATCTTGCCAGAGGAAGGTTCGACAACGCCAGGGTGAGTATCGGAGCGGTTGATTGGGAAACGCTCGAACGCGTGAACCTCTATAATGGCTCGATAGGAAGGGTAAGCGAAGAGGCGGATGGCTTCTCGGCTGAATTGCTGTCCTCTAAGGAACAGCTGAGTTTCGATCACATCCCCAGGACCAGTCCGACTTGTAGAGCTGAATTTTGTGGGCCGGGCTGCACTCTATCGGCGGCCCGCTTTAGCCGGGAATGCACTGCCATTGCTATTGACCACCAGGCCAACACGGTCACGTTTGATCATAGTGCCGGTAGCGAATTGGTCTACGGACAGATCCGCTGGCTGGATGGCCCGCAAATCGGTCAGAAGCAGGAAATTGTTGCCGTTGCGGACGGTGGCGTCATCGTCGATTCGCAAATCGATCCTGCAACTCTGCCAGGAATGCGAGCGGTCGTGCGCGAAGGCTGCGATCATACCATTGCCACGTGTTACAACCGCTTTTCCAACGCGGTCAATTTCCAGGGCGAGCCCTTTTTACCCGGCAATGACCTGTTGGCCCGCTACCCGACTCCAGCCGGATGA
- a CDS encoding DUF2460 domain-containing protein, with the protein MAFWLARQRNGQDHDYIQRFDPRFWTVNFPRPMMASVVSTGPASLRVDCEFHNAGELAGLIWASTDTLDHPLAGYGEDHNYEHTTLRFRWVSDGVIPLDAVHGPTLTIEGRDANGDVRAWYVRLCNYATGTPENAQIVLPFSALQSGFTLPGEKVYPSDIDRMFISLVPTGYDPGSTAPLASRINGWVELTDITCEGERAMLEIGDVLMAPHGEQIATAYDDAFNQTPARLLRNIRALGYRGRIIHYLGMSHFFRLTDVAGSLKVSEDGALCEPAIAWHRSFFEQSRALGFDIIASLSYELFAEHCPEEWQQRAYDGTPARTGWVPPSALLSPANSDAMGYLHAVATEFVVLMESAGLPVLFQIGEPWWWVIPTTRAPCLYDDAARAALGGDPPVIADMRDLHDPARLDLLDAAGTILAQSTIDLANAVRTAASSSAEILLLAFTPTILDPDMPELKRANLPVEWAWPTFDRLQLEDYDWLTGGATALRRAAYQEVVARLGYPIGRQDYLSGFVLLAEDADTFWPPIDAALSEAKARGITQRFVWALPQISRDGYTRLAPSQEDKVQAFDDVIYPLALGRDAGVSPEFSTNVAVTASGHERRNSLWSDARLRYDVGPGLRSEDELGILIRFFRARRGAARGFRLPDPFDFSSNGMTGTPGPNDQRIGTGDGLQADFALIKNYGDGDDPQVRPITRPRTETVRVSIDGAETQDWAMADGGVITFGSPPASGAAIRAGYMFDVPVRFAEDRLDVTGAAFAAGEAPSVPLVEVRERT; encoded by the coding sequence ATGGCATTCTGGCTGGCCCGTCAACGAAACGGGCAAGATCATGACTACATCCAGCGGTTCGATCCACGTTTCTGGACGGTCAATTTTCCGCGCCCGATGATGGCATCCGTGGTCTCTACCGGCCCGGCTTCGCTGCGGGTTGATTGCGAATTCCACAATGCAGGCGAACTCGCAGGATTGATTTGGGCGAGTACCGACACACTGGACCACCCTCTCGCAGGGTATGGCGAAGACCACAATTACGAGCATACCACGCTGCGCTTCCGATGGGTTTCCGATGGGGTCATCCCGCTTGACGCTGTGCATGGCCCAACCCTGACAATCGAAGGGCGCGACGCCAATGGCGATGTCCGCGCCTGGTATGTACGGCTTTGCAACTATGCCACCGGCACGCCCGAAAACGCACAGATTGTTTTGCCCTTCTCGGCGTTGCAGAGTGGCTTCACGCTGCCCGGAGAGAAAGTCTATCCGAGCGACATAGACCGGATGTTCATTTCGCTTGTTCCGACGGGATACGATCCCGGAAGCACAGCTCCTTTGGCCAGTCGCATCAATGGCTGGGTCGAGTTGACCGATATCACCTGTGAGGGTGAACGGGCGATGCTCGAAATCGGTGATGTGCTGATGGCACCGCATGGCGAACAGATCGCCACTGCCTATGATGATGCCTTCAATCAAACCCCGGCCAGGTTGCTGCGCAATATCCGGGCGTTGGGTTATCGTGGGCGGATCATACATTATTTGGGGATGAGTCACTTCTTCCGGCTGACTGATGTAGCTGGAAGCCTGAAGGTTTCGGAAGACGGTGCTCTATGCGAACCCGCAATCGCGTGGCACCGCTCGTTTTTCGAGCAGTCTCGGGCCCTTGGCTTCGATATCATCGCGTCCCTGTCTTACGAGCTTTTTGCCGAGCATTGCCCCGAAGAATGGCAGCAACGCGCCTATGACGGGACCCCGGCGCGCACCGGATGGGTGCCCCCCTCCGCCTTGCTGTCTCCGGCGAATAGCGATGCGATGGGATATCTTCATGCCGTGGCGACAGAGTTTGTCGTATTGATGGAAAGTGCTGGGTTGCCGGTGCTTTTCCAGATCGGCGAGCCCTGGTGGTGGGTGATCCCAACAACCCGGGCACCCTGCCTCTATGATGATGCGGCGCGTGCGGCCCTCGGCGGCGATCCGCCGGTCATTGCTGACATGCGCGACCTGCATGATCCGGCCCGATTGGACCTTCTCGACGCGGCAGGCACCATCCTGGCCCAATCGACTATCGATCTTGCCAATGCTGTGCGCACGGCGGCCAGCAGTTCTGCCGAGATCCTGCTGCTCGCATTCACGCCCACGATCCTCGATCCCGACATGCCCGAGCTGAAACGCGCTAACCTTCCGGTCGAATGGGCATGGCCCACATTCGACCGCCTTCAGCTTGAAGATTATGACTGGCTGACAGGCGGCGCAACAGCATTGCGCCGGGCTGCCTATCAAGAAGTCGTTGCCAGGCTCGGTTACCCGATAGGCCGGCAAGATTATCTGTCGGGCTTCGTCTTGCTCGCCGAAGATGCCGACACATTCTGGCCGCCAATCGATGCTGCCCTCAGCGAAGCGAAAGCGCGCGGGATCACGCAGCGGTTCGTGTGGGCACTGCCTCAGATTTCCCGCGATGGCTACACACGCCTCGCACCTTCTCAGGAGGATAAGGTGCAAGCCTTTGATGATGTAATCTACCCTCTCGCGCTTGGCCGCGATGCCGGCGTCAGTCCGGAGTTCTCAACCAATGTCGCCGTCACAGCGTCTGGCCATGAACGGCGCAATTCGTTGTGGTCGGATGCCAGGTTGCGCTACGACGTTGGCCCCGGCTTGCGATCTGAAGACGAGCTTGGGATTCTAATTCGCTTCTTCCGTGCGCGCAGGGGAGCTGCCCGCGGTTTCCGGTTGCCGGACCCGTTCGATTTCAGTTCGAACGGAATGACTGGCACACCCGGTCCGAACGATCAGCGCATCGGGACTGGCGACGGTCTGCAGGCGGATTTCGCGCTCATCAAGAATTACGGCGATGGCGATGACCCCCAGGTTCGGCCCATCACCCGGCCCCGCACCGAGACTGTGCGGGTCAGCATCGATGGTGCCGAAACCCAGGATTGGGCAATGGCAGATGGGGGCGTGATAACATTCGGTTCACCTCCTGCGTCTGGCGCGGCTATTCGGGCCGGTTACATGTTCGACGTGCCTGTGCGATTTGCAGAAGACAGGCTCGATGTCACTGGCGCTGCCTTTGCTGCTGGCGAAGCACCATCGGTACCGCTGGTGGAAGTGCGCGAGCGGACATGA
- a CDS encoding HK97 family phage prohead protease, with product MRLAGYAAVFGTPDAANDIIIPGAFARTLAVHEGPLPLFWQHRPDQRIGSIEHMGEDDRGLRVVAVLDNATSQAAAMLRARSVSGLSFGYRARRYRKTARGRLLEEIDLFEISLVTHPLQHAARVHFVS from the coding sequence ATGAGATTGGCCGGATATGCCGCTGTGTTCGGCACGCCTGATGCAGCGAACGACATCATCATCCCCGGAGCCTTTGCCCGAACTCTAGCGGTCCACGAGGGGCCGCTCCCGCTGTTCTGGCAACATCGCCCCGACCAGCGAATTGGAAGCATCGAGCATATGGGCGAAGATGATCGCGGCCTTCGCGTCGTCGCCGTGCTCGACAACGCGACCAGTCAAGCCGCTGCGATGCTGCGCGCCAGGTCTGTCAGTGGCCTCAGCTTCGGATACCGGGCCCGCCGCTACCGCAAAACTGCGCGCGGGCGCCTGCTCGAAGAGATCGACTTGTTCGAAATCAGCTTGGTGACCCATCCACTGCAACACGCAGCCCGGGTCCACTTCGTCTCGTAA
- the gp17 gene encoding tail completion protein gp17 translates to MENQLRIALLEWLRSAPYPINTLNLIDERGTSRSTLPWLELVSSASTEWGTKDRQGREVRVALELNTRDDDPATATALVATIEARVASLPSQQGGLRVVSNRFLRARTERRTNNIRATLMEFRFRLLAAT, encoded by the coding sequence ATGGAAAATCAATTGCGCATCGCCCTTCTCGAATGGCTGCGGAGCGCCCCCTATCCGATCAACACGCTGAACCTGATCGACGAGAGAGGGACGTCACGATCAACTCTGCCCTGGCTTGAACTCGTGTCCAGCGCATCAACTGAATGGGGCACGAAGGACCGCCAGGGCCGCGAGGTGCGGGTCGCGCTGGAGCTCAACACCCGCGACGATGATCCAGCGACGGCAACGGCGCTGGTCGCCACCATCGAGGCCAGAGTTGCTTCTCTACCATCCCAGCAAGGCGGCTTGCGCGTCGTCAGCAATCGCTTCCTGCGGGCCCGGACCGAGCGCCGCACAAACAATATTCGCGCCACGCTGATGGAATTCCGGTTCCGCCTGCTGGCTGCCACCTGA
- a CDS encoding phage tail assembly chaperone: MSETLSDAIPRLAALASQVLRWRPAEFWSATPMELSVSLGPIEPSDAPLSRNEIDAMMERDSNG; the protein is encoded by the coding sequence ATGAGCGAGACACTGAGCGATGCTATTCCGCGCCTGGCGGCACTGGCATCGCAAGTTCTCAGGTGGAGGCCAGCAGAATTCTGGTCGGCCACTCCAATGGAGCTTTCGGTCAGCCTGGGCCCAATCGAACCGTCTGATGCCCCGCTTTCCCGCAATGAGATCGATGCAATGATGGAGCGCGATTCCAATGGATGA
- a CDS encoding phage tail tube protein: MTAQNGSAFLLKIGGGAQPPAYETVAGLRTTQMSINGDPVVVTHKESGGWRDLLSGAGTRSVSVSAAGIFLGSSAENRVQTHALAGTIDDYELSFEDGAKLRGRFLVQRLDYAGDFNGERNYTLQLESSGAVVTA, translated from the coding sequence ATGACCGCACAGAATGGCTCCGCCTTCCTCCTCAAGATCGGGGGCGGTGCCCAGCCGCCTGCCTACGAGACAGTCGCCGGCCTTCGCACGACCCAGATGTCGATCAATGGCGACCCCGTGGTTGTGACGCACAAGGAATCCGGCGGATGGCGCGACCTCTTGTCAGGGGCTGGAACCCGTTCGGTCAGTGTCAGCGCTGCGGGTATTTTCCTAGGGAGTAGCGCCGAAAACCGCGTTCAGACGCACGCCTTGGCCGGTACCATCGACGACTACGAACTGTCTTTCGAGGACGGTGCGAAATTGCGTGGGCGCTTCCTGGTTCAGCGCCTCGACTATGCCGGCGATTTCAATGGTGAACGCAATTACACGCTCCAGTTGGAAAGCTCGGGCGCCGTGGTGACCGCGTGA
- a CDS encoding NlpC/P60 family protein: protein MTDCQRLAQAAEECIGAPYRLRGRSLATGVDCIGLVVTCLARIGRSLDIPANYQLRNSAIASLVDKVDFAGVQLAQGDIASGDIVLARPGPAQHHLLIATSPDRFVHAHAGLRRVVAMPGPIPWPVLSRWRLSETPVAEVEI, encoded by the coding sequence ATGACGGATTGCCAGCGGCTGGCGCAAGCCGCCGAAGAATGCATTGGTGCGCCGTACCGGTTGCGCGGACGGAGCCTGGCAACCGGCGTCGATTGCATTGGCCTGGTTGTTACTTGTCTTGCCAGGATCGGGCGCTCCCTCGACATTCCGGCGAATTATCAGCTCCGCAATAGTGCAATCGCATCTCTGGTCGACAAGGTCGATTTTGCAGGGGTCCAGTTGGCCCAAGGTGACATCGCATCAGGGGACATAGTGCTGGCCCGGCCCGGCCCGGCCCAGCATCACTTACTGATCGCAACATCTCCTGACCGGTTCGTGCACGCCCATGCCGGACTGCGCCGAGTTGTCGCGATGCCGGGGCCCATCCCCTGGCCCGTCCTGAGCCGTTGGCGGCTTTCCGAAACGCCTGTAGCCGAAGTGGAGATCTGA
- a CDS encoding tail tape measure protein: MDDSVEEMLVEVRASTQGFSDDIAQMRGAFDTQLVDGFSKAGSVLERGLVSAIRKGSLSFEDLRRNASRVLDQIASEALQLGLDSIFGGGGNSSGAGGLLGGLIGGILGLPGRATGGPVSPGRGYLVGERGPELFVPTSAGKVQANGATGVSARSVNVAIKVQSPRGTDSPVAMQRSSRQVASAVRRALIEF; the protein is encoded by the coding sequence ATGGATGACTCGGTTGAAGAAATGCTGGTCGAGGTTCGTGCCAGCACGCAGGGCTTTTCGGATGACATTGCCCAAATGCGGGGAGCATTCGACACTCAGCTGGTGGATGGATTCAGCAAGGCGGGATCCGTTCTCGAACGCGGGCTCGTTTCTGCCATCCGCAAGGGGAGCCTGAGTTTCGAAGACTTGCGGCGAAACGCCTCCCGTGTGCTCGACCAGATTGCGTCCGAGGCGCTCCAGCTTGGGCTGGACAGCATCTTTGGCGGCGGCGGCAACAGCTCTGGTGCTGGCGGCCTTCTGGGCGGATTGATTGGCGGTATTTTAGGCCTGCCAGGGCGTGCGACAGGGGGGCCAGTGTCTCCAGGACGCGGATATTTGGTGGGTGAGCGCGGGCCGGAATTGTTCGTCCCTACCAGCGCAGGGAAGGTTCAGGCCAACGGGGCCACCGGTGTATCGGCGCGGTCAGTCAACGTGGCCATCAAAGTCCAGTCACCACGCGGCACCGACAGCCCGGTCGCGATGCAGCGATCTTCCCGGCAGGTCGCCAGCGCCGTGCGGCGCGCCCTAATAGAATTCTAG
- a CDS encoding gene transfer agent family protein, with amino-acid sequence MRGEASLTVAGRSYLLRPTFAALIAAEEELGPLFALVDRAGSGNLKLAEMASLFWHCLDEPADLSREDIGQAVIQHGLAGCAEPLRNVLGTILQGRG; translated from the coding sequence ATGCGCGGCGAAGCCAGCCTAACGGTTGCGGGCCGCTCCTATCTGTTGCGCCCGACCTTCGCAGCTCTGATCGCTGCTGAGGAAGAACTCGGCCCCCTGTTCGCGCTGGTAGATCGGGCGGGCTCTGGGAACCTGAAACTGGCAGAGATGGCATCGTTGTTCTGGCATTGCCTTGATGAGCCTGCTGATCTTTCGCGAGAAGATATTGGCCAGGCCGTCATCCAGCATGGCCTCGCCGGATGCGCGGAACCCCTGCGCAACGTTCTCGGTACCATTCTGCAAGGCCGCGGATGA
- a CDS encoding phage major capsid protein yields MDTPTPETVPADAMDESFDIVARQDQSEADIKALRSDVDEVKARVDKIGRAAARPSISGASADAAEVKGFVDGYLRNGSTAEVKSVSGAAAADGGYAVPREIDAMIARELTEISPIRAIAQVVQTGSAGYRKLVSTGGTASGWVSETAARPETDTPQFSEIAPPTGELYANPAASQAMLDDAGFDLESWLASEIAMEFARAEGAAFVNGSGIDQPEGFLQVPTSVAADDARAFGSLQYVGSGDDTGFGSSPEGKLIDLVHTMKAGHRQGASFVMNSATLAEVRKLKTADGAFLWQPGMVEGQPDRLLGYPVIEAEDMPDVATGAFPVAFGNFRHGYLIAERTATQVLRDPFTNKPFVHFYATKRIGGQVLDSNAIKLLKIEL; encoded by the coding sequence ATGGATACTCCAACCCCCGAAACTGTGCCGGCCGACGCAATGGACGAAAGCTTCGATATTGTTGCCCGTCAGGATCAGTCCGAAGCCGACATCAAGGCGCTTCGTTCCGACGTCGACGAGGTCAAGGCGCGGGTCGACAAGATCGGCCGGGCTGCTGCACGGCCCTCGATCTCCGGCGCATCGGCCGATGCTGCCGAAGTGAAAGGCTTCGTCGATGGCTATCTGCGCAACGGATCGACCGCTGAGGTCAAATCCGTATCCGGCGCCGCTGCTGCCGATGGCGGCTATGCCGTGCCGCGCGAAATCGACGCGATGATCGCTCGCGAATTGACCGAGATCAGCCCGATCCGCGCCATTGCCCAGGTCGTGCAGACGGGCAGCGCCGGATATCGCAAGCTCGTCTCCACCGGTGGCACCGCGAGCGGGTGGGTCTCCGAGACGGCTGCGAGGCCCGAGACGGACACGCCCCAATTCAGCGAGATCGCCCCTCCGACCGGCGAACTTTATGCCAATCCGGCAGCGAGCCAGGCGATGCTCGACGATGCAGGTTTTGACCTCGAAAGCTGGCTGGCAAGCGAGATCGCGATGGAGTTTGCCCGCGCCGAGGGCGCAGCCTTCGTCAATGGCAGCGGCATCGATCAACCCGAAGGTTTCCTGCAGGTCCCGACATCAGTCGCTGCGGATGATGCACGGGCTTTCGGCTCGCTTCAATATGTTGGCAGCGGCGACGATACCGGCTTCGGGTCCAGCCCGGAGGGCAAGCTAATCGACCTGGTCCACACGATGAAGGCCGGGCATCGCCAGGGTGCGAGCTTCGTGATGAATTCGGCGACGCTTGCCGAAGTTCGCAAACTCAAGACTGCCGATGGCGCATTCTTGTGGCAGCCGGGGATGGTCGAAGGTCAGCCGGACCGCCTTCTGGGCTATCCAGTGATCGAGGCGGAAGACATGCCCGACGTCGCCACCGGCGCTTTCCCGGTCGCATTCGGAAACTTCCGGCACGGCTATTTGATCGCCGAACGCACGGCGACTCAGGTCTTGCGGGATCCGTTCACCAACAAGCCCTTCGTCCATTTCTACGCGACCAAGCGGATCGGAGGACAGGTGCTCGACAGCAACGCGATCAAATTGCTCAAGATCGAGCTCTAA
- a CDS encoding DUF6127 family protein, whose amino-acid sequence MTREDMLARLIAQATHEGGDLVTLRAMVEESSEMGAERVLNRLGLSDENAQDDIDELRELLQAWRDAKASAWKAALEWFVRGLLALLLIGIAYRLNVPALLK is encoded by the coding sequence ATGACGCGCGAAGACATGTTGGCCCGGCTGATCGCGCAGGCCACGCATGAAGGTGGCGATCTCGTGACTTTGCGGGCGATGGTCGAGGAATCAAGCGAGATGGGCGCCGAACGGGTGCTCAACCGTCTCGGCCTCTCCGACGAGAATGCGCAGGATGATATCGACGAATTGCGCGAGCTCCTGCAGGCGTGGCGTGATGCCAAAGCCAGCGCCTGGAAGGCTGCACTGGAGTGGTTCGTGCGCGGACTTCTCGCTCTCCTTCTGATCGGCATCGCCTATCGCCTCAATGTCCCGGCCCTGCTCAAATGA
- a CDS encoding phage portal protein: protein MSFLSSLTSAFKGGGGSRVPVARGFVSPWATAFEGSARRPFDYGASLREAFVENPVAQRAVRIVAEGVGSAPLAQSDPKLAALLIAPSAGQSLVETLALHLLLHGNAYCQIAKDASGRPIELYALRPERVSVVPGDDGWPSAYAYRLADRTLTIPLEDDGGWPNIIHLKSLHPGDDHYGAGCLSAARQAVAIHNAASEWNRALLANSARPSGALIHATDDSGGLSSDQFDRLKAELEQAFSGKPNAGRPMLLEGGLSWQSMAMSPADMDFATLKEAAARDIALAFGVPPMLLGLPGDNTYANYREANRALWRLTLLPLAAKILGGLTDGLSPWFNNTALAVDLDRIPALSEDRERLWSQVSEASFLTDAEKREMLGLPAEGSTT from the coding sequence ATGTCATTCCTCTCCTCCCTGACCTCCGCCTTCAAGGGTGGGGGCGGCAGCCGCGTGCCTGTTGCGCGCGGCTTTGTCTCGCCTTGGGCAACTGCATTCGAAGGCAGTGCGCGCAGGCCGTTCGACTATGGCGCGTCTCTGCGTGAGGCTTTCGTCGAGAATCCGGTGGCGCAGCGCGCTGTGCGGATTGTTGCCGAGGGAGTCGGCAGCGCGCCGCTGGCGCAAAGCGATCCGAAGCTGGCCGCCCTCTTGATCGCCCCGAGCGCGGGGCAATCGCTGGTCGAAACGCTCGCGCTGCATCTGCTGCTACATGGCAATGCCTATTGCCAGATTGCCAAGGACGCTAGCGGCAGACCGATCGAGCTCTATGCCTTGCGGCCCGAGCGGGTCTCGGTTGTGCCCGGGGATGACGGTTGGCCGAGCGCCTATGCCTATCGCCTGGCCGATCGCACCCTTACCATCCCACTGGAGGACGATGGCGGCTGGCCCAACATCATTCATTTGAAGAGCCTGCATCCCGGTGACGACCATTATGGTGCGGGGTGCCTGTCCGCTGCGCGACAAGCGGTCGCGATCCACAACGCTGCCAGCGAATGGAACCGGGCCCTGCTCGCGAATTCAGCCCGGCCCTCCGGCGCCTTGATCCATGCGACCGACGATAGCGGCGGGCTCTCCAGCGATCAGTTCGACCGACTCAAGGCAGAGCTGGAGCAGGCTTTCTCCGGCAAGCCCAATGCAGGGCGGCCCATGCTGCTGGAAGGTGGGCTGAGTTGGCAATCGATGGCGATGAGCCCGGCAGACATGGACTTCGCCACCCTCAAGGAGGCTGCCGCGCGCGACATAGCACTCGCATTCGGGGTCCCGCCGATGCTGCTGGGCCTGCCGGGTGACAACACATACGCCAATTATCGCGAAGCGAACCGCGCCTTGTGGCGCCTTACCTTGTTGCCATTGGCAGCGAAGATCCTGGGCGGACTGACCGACGGCCTGTCGCCCTGGTTCAACAACACCGCGCTGGCTGTGGATCTCGATCGCATCCCGGCCTTGTCCGAAGATCGTGAGCGATTGTGGTCGCAAGTCAGTGAGGCTTCCTTCCTGACCGATGCCGAAAAGCGGGAAATGCTGGGCCTGCCAGCGGAAGGGAGCACCACATGA
- a CDS encoding head-tail connector protein gives MKRAIVAPAILGGAPLAELKHWLAISTSNDDASLEALLRSALETCEAFTGTMPLAATVEETLPASRNWQGLHTCPVRAILAVEGIPAEGSRITFAIEDYDIDLDPDSRGLVRLLKASAAGRIAVQFEAGLADDWEELPDGLRHGILRLAAHHYRSRESGADPTPPAAVAALWRPWRRMRIA, from the coding sequence ATGAAACGGGCTATCGTCGCGCCTGCCATCCTTGGCGGCGCACCCCTGGCAGAGCTGAAGCACTGGCTCGCCATCAGTACATCGAACGACGACGCATCGCTGGAGGCGCTGCTGCGATCGGCCTTGGAAACGTGCGAGGCTTTCACCGGCACCATGCCGCTTGCCGCGACCGTCGAGGAAACCCTGCCTGCAAGCCGCAACTGGCAAGGGCTCCATACTTGCCCGGTCAGAGCCATTCTCGCGGTGGAAGGCATTCCTGCCGAAGGTTCCCGTATCACCTTTGCGATCGAGGACTATGACATCGATCTCGATCCCGACAGCCGCGGATTGGTCCGGCTGTTGAAGGCCAGCGCCGCCGGCCGGATCGCCGTCCAGTTCGAAGCCGGACTCGCTGACGACTGGGAGGAGCTCCCCGACGGCTTGCGGCACGGGATCTTGCGACTGGCGGCGCATCATTATCGAAGCCGGGAAAGCGGTGCCGACCCCACACCGCCCGCTGCAGTGGCTGCATTATGGCGCCCCTGGCGACGCATGCGGATCGCATGA